A region of uncultured Carboxylicivirga sp. DNA encodes the following proteins:
- a CDS encoding YbaK/EbsC family protein has product MPFTRLEEFLNREKINYKRIVHSRAYTAQKTAAYAHISGNEIAKSVIVKINGKISMAVVPASYQLDLNELKRATGAKDVRLATETEFKDVFKDCEVGAQPPFGNLYNLEVFVAEKLTEDTNIAFNACNHAELIQMTYKDYQRLVHPTVIKIARTAVVEA; this is encoded by the coding sequence ATGCCATTTACACGCCTAGAGGAATTCCTCAACAGAGAAAAAATTAATTACAAACGAATTGTTCATTCTAGAGCCTATACCGCTCAAAAAACTGCCGCCTATGCGCATATTTCAGGAAATGAAATCGCTAAATCAGTCATTGTAAAAATTAATGGCAAAATATCTATGGCAGTTGTTCCGGCCTCGTATCAGCTTGATCTGAATGAATTGAAACGTGCCACTGGAGCTAAAGATGTAAGATTAGCAACCGAAACTGAATTCAAGGATGTTTTTAAAGATTGTGAAGTAGGTGCCCAGCCTCCTTTCGGCAATCTGTACAATCTGGAAGTTTTTGTTGCCGAGAAACTGACTGAAGACACCAACATTGCCTTTAATGCCTGCAACCATGCAGAGTTGATACAGATGACATACAAAGATTATCAGCGGCTTGTGCACCCTACTGTCATTAAAATTGCCCGCACAGCAGTTGTCGAAGCTTAA
- a CDS encoding RagB/SusD family nutrient uptake outer membrane protein, translating into MMKFKTYILSGLIAATAWSCEDFLDLKPISSETTASAYTKLSQIEAALTGTYASFQADAYVWNNVQFQDVRSDNHYAGGDNASIYEMDYLKISTTNDKVYQSWSNIYNAILKANIVMERVEEVSDPQLTETRRDQIRGEALFLRAYNYYNLVNLFGGVPLVLDATTSTDPGVVNKPRSTTEEVFAQIIADLEEATTLLPDTYGNDASINKARATAGAAWALMAKAYAQKPTPDYNKVLACIAEVEASDANYKLIDYAYLFDGAHYNNEESILEVQWIAGADGNWGPQLLLPPSISGDTWRKFITPSKDLLAAFESEGDEIRKNTTILFENVSWIDEYYGIAEPTSDNPKPNNVAFGYKWKNAAGWSSGDRQYLLRFGDIVLLKAEALNETNQLDKAVIEVNRIRNRVDLPYLTADQKSSKEVLKSTILKERRLELAQEAQRWDDLVRYGVVVETMNNLNEIDLRTGQAVDYNMTEAKILLPIPQQELDRNPALVQNPL; encoded by the coding sequence ATGATGAAATTTAAAACCTATATATTAAGCGGATTAATTGCTGCAACAGCTTGGTCTTGCGAAGACTTTTTGGATTTAAAACCAATTTCTTCAGAAACTACTGCCAGCGCTTACACTAAATTAAGTCAGATTGAGGCAGCACTGACCGGTACATATGCATCCTTTCAGGCCGATGCCTATGTCTGGAATAATGTACAGTTTCAGGATGTAAGATCAGACAACCACTATGCCGGAGGAGATAATGCTTCTATATATGAGATGGATTATTTGAAAATCTCAACTACAAATGATAAAGTCTATCAAAGCTGGTCGAACATTTACAATGCAATTTTAAAAGCCAATATTGTGATGGAACGTGTGGAAGAGGTTTCTGATCCACAACTTACCGAGACCCGACGCGATCAGATCAGAGGCGAAGCATTATTTTTAAGAGCCTATAATTATTACAACCTTGTAAACTTATTCGGAGGTGTTCCTTTGGTTTTGGATGCAACAACTTCAACCGACCCGGGTGTGGTAAACAAACCACGTTCTACAACTGAAGAAGTTTTTGCTCAGATTATTGCTGATTTAGAAGAGGCAACCACATTATTGCCAGACACATACGGAAATGATGCAAGTATCAACAAAGCACGCGCAACAGCAGGAGCTGCCTGGGCATTAATGGCAAAAGCGTATGCTCAAAAACCAACGCCCGACTATAATAAAGTGTTAGCCTGTATTGCAGAAGTTGAAGCCAGTGACGCCAATTATAAATTGATTGATTACGCTTATCTTTTTGATGGTGCTCATTACAACAACGAAGAATCAATACTTGAAGTGCAATGGATAGCTGGAGCAGATGGTAACTGGGGCCCACAATTGTTATTACCTCCTTCAATTTCAGGTGATACCTGGCGTAAATTTATTACTCCATCAAAAGACTTATTGGCGGCATTTGAATCGGAAGGTGATGAAATTAGAAAAAACACCACTATCCTGTTCGAGAATGTATCATGGATTGATGAATATTATGGCATTGCCGAACCAACCAGTGATAATCCAAAACCCAATAACGTAGCCTTTGGATACAAATGGAAAAATGCAGCCGGATGGTCAAGTGGTGATCGTCAGTACCTGCTTCGATTTGGAGATATAGTATTATTAAAAGCTGAAGCTCTAAACGAAACCAATCAGTTGGATAAGGCTGTAATTGAAGTTAATCGCATTCGTAACCGTGTTGATTTACCTTATCTGACTGCTGATCAGAAAAGTTCTAAAGAGGTGTTAAAATCAACTATTCTGAAAGAACGTCGCCTGGAATTAGCTCAGGAAGCACAACGCTGGGACGACCTTGTACGCTATGGCGTGGTGGTTGAAACCATGAATAATCTGAATGAAATAGATTTGCGAACTGGCCAGGCTGTTGATTACAATATGACAGAAGCAAAAATTCTGTTGCCTATACCTCAACAGGAATTGGACAGAAACCCTGCATTGGTACAAAATCCTTTATAG
- a CDS encoding TlpA disulfide reductase family protein produces the protein MEKKKGFWSDQWNKYRRKKTIWGIAFDFIFTALLISMLFPASRKIVSATIIRYSMFQPRQTEDVIYLKDNDFNWYLTDMNGERHTFSEFKGQPVFLNLWATWCPPCLAEMPSIQRLYEEYGDKMVFVLASSEEADILKKFVASKGYTFPIYNLSGRLPDVLSSRSIPASFLISPEGKLLMKKQGAAKWDGKKVKQLLDEIIK, from the coding sequence ATGGAAAAGAAGAAAGGATTTTGGTCGGACCAATGGAATAAGTACAGGCGTAAGAAAACAATTTGGGGAATTGCCTTTGATTTTATTTTTACCGCATTGTTAATTTCAATGCTGTTTCCTGCCTCGCGAAAGATTGTATCGGCAACCATTATCCGTTACAGCATGTTTCAACCTCGCCAAACAGAAGATGTTATTTATTTGAAGGATAATGATTTCAATTGGTATCTGACCGATATGAATGGAGAGCGACACACATTCTCTGAATTTAAAGGACAACCGGTATTTTTGAATCTGTGGGCTACGTGGTGTCCTCCCTGTTTGGCAGAAATGCCATCAATCCAGCGACTTTACGAGGAGTATGGCGATAAAATGGTTTTTGTATTAGCCAGTAGCGAAGAAGCAGATATTTTGAAGAAATTTGTTGCATCAAAGGGCTATACATTTCCTATTTATAATCTTTCAGGACGATTACCCGATGTTTTATCCTCGCGCAGTATTCCGGCCTCATTTCTGATATCACCCGAAGGGAAACTGCTGATGAAGAAACAAGGTGCAGCCAAATGGGACGGTAAGAAAGTGAAGCAGCTGCTCGATGAAATCATAAAGTAA
- a CDS encoding TonB-dependent receptor: MKKSLLNARYKSLLCLIGGILISFNSFAQKKSITGTVTDETNMPVPGVSVMVKGTAQGTITGMDGTFLLEAEISDDAVLVFSFIGLETQEIPVGEKNYFAVTMKDEIMGINEVVVVGYGTQKKKDITGSVALVDAEELESRPNTQLGSLIQGRAAGVRVASSSGKPSQGLSIRVRGTNSITAGSEPLYVIDGIPTSDTRSINPADVETMTILKDASSAAIYGAQGANGVVLITTKQGKGGKPKVNLDAYTGFSEVWKTLDVLNGEQYRDLMTEMGQSTDWNRYNKNTDWQNEVFRRGVSQNYQLSLSGKSENTTYYVSGGWVQQVGAVRSSEMDRANFKVNLDQEVNDWLSVGTRIAYTKYRDVDVNDGSAVNNGGVLIGSINTPSVIGIYNEDGTFTSNPFQNWENPVASTDGSDREYKSERFLGNMYLKVNFLKDFSFKSNFGVDFSNGIYDYFLDPYRTSYGIAKQGIATNNTDRKTYWMAENTLSYNKKAGRHSIEALAGSVMQKFLWENAYITTENFASDGVTTSNGGSIIASAGNTKSEKSNVSYISRLNYAFADKYLLTANFRADASSVFGKDNRWGYFPSFSAGWRISQESFMQQFGFLNDLKVRAGWGIVGNDQISNYAYYGTVGSNNYPIGTLMPGTYPNAMDNNALKWEESEQTNIGLDFSVLNGRVQFVADAYLRITRDLLLDAPLPTSTGFTSALQNIGNLENKGLEFSLNTTNIDKEVKWNTTFNISFNRNKVTNLVVESLPMGNISNRGEAVLLAEGESLGTLYGYIWGGVDPATGNAYYVDKNGESTFTPEADDRTIIGNANPDFFYGLNNTLSYKGIGLNIFLEGSYGNDMLNATRIDSEGMTDPKNQLLSVNNRWRKEGDVTDIPRASWANTANSRISTRFIEDASYIRLKTVTLSYDLPKTLLSKINISNVRVYATGENLLTFTDYSGFDPEVNAFGGSNTMQGIDYGTYPQTRNLIFGLNVTF, translated from the coding sequence ATGAAAAAATCATTGTTAAATGCAAGGTATAAAAGTCTTTTATGCCTGATCGGAGGAATCTTAATTTCCTTCAACTCGTTTGCTCAAAAAAAGAGCATTACGGGTACCGTTACAGACGAAACCAATATGCCTGTACCGGGTGTATCAGTTATGGTGAAGGGAACCGCTCAGGGAACCATCACCGGCATGGATGGAACATTTTTATTAGAAGCTGAAATAAGTGATGATGCAGTACTTGTATTCAGTTTTATTGGCCTTGAAACACAGGAAATACCTGTAGGAGAAAAGAACTATTTCGCTGTTACCATGAAAGATGAAATAATGGGTATCAACGAAGTGGTTGTTGTAGGTTATGGTACGCAGAAAAAGAAAGATATTACCGGTTCTGTTGCTTTGGTAGATGCCGAGGAACTGGAATCACGTCCTAATACTCAGTTAGGTTCCTTAATACAGGGGCGTGCTGCCGGCGTACGTGTAGCATCCAGCTCCGGAAAACCTTCACAAGGGTTAAGCATTCGTGTAAGAGGAACCAACTCTATTACAGCAGGAAGTGAACCTTTGTATGTTATTGATGGTATCCCAACCAGCGACACACGCTCCATCAACCCGGCTGATGTAGAAACCATGACTATTTTGAAAGATGCTTCTTCAGCAGCAATTTATGGAGCTCAGGGAGCAAACGGGGTGGTTTTGATCACAACCAAGCAGGGTAAAGGAGGGAAACCAAAAGTTAATCTGGATGCCTATACTGGTTTTTCTGAAGTTTGGAAAACACTGGATGTATTGAATGGTGAACAGTACCGTGATTTAATGACCGAGATGGGACAATCAACTGATTGGAACCGTTATAATAAAAACACCGATTGGCAGAATGAGGTTTTCCGTCGTGGTGTTTCTCAAAACTATCAGCTATCCTTATCGGGTAAAAGTGAAAACACTACCTATTACGTATCAGGTGGTTGGGTGCAGCAAGTTGGAGCCGTTCGAAGTTCAGAGATGGACCGTGCAAACTTTAAAGTAAACCTGGATCAGGAAGTAAATGATTGGTTAAGTGTTGGAACTCGTATTGCCTACACCAAATACCGCGATGTTGATGTAAACGATGGAAGTGCAGTCAATAATGGAGGCGTACTTATTGGTTCCATTAATACTCCTTCTGTAATAGGAATCTATAACGAAGATGGAACCTTCACTAGCAATCCATTCCAAAACTGGGAAAATCCGGTTGCCAGTACCGATGGTTCAGATCGTGAATACAAAAGCGAACGTTTCCTTGGAAATATGTACCTGAAAGTAAACTTCTTAAAGGATTTCAGTTTTAAAAGCAACTTCGGAGTAGATTTCAGTAATGGTATCTACGATTATTTCCTTGATCCATATCGAACAAGTTATGGTATAGCCAAACAAGGTATTGCAACCAATAATACTGATCGTAAGACTTACTGGATGGCTGAAAATACTCTTTCGTACAATAAAAAAGCCGGTAGGCATTCTATTGAAGCATTGGCTGGTAGTGTAATGCAAAAGTTTCTTTGGGAAAATGCCTATATCACAACAGAAAATTTTGCCAGTGATGGTGTAACAACTTCAAATGGTGGATCTATCATTGCTTCTGCTGGTAATACAAAATCGGAAAAATCGAATGTATCTTATATCAGCCGATTAAATTATGCTTTTGCTGATAAATATCTTTTAACAGCTAACTTCAGAGCTGATGCCTCTAGTGTATTTGGTAAAGATAATCGTTGGGGTTATTTTCCTTCATTCTCTGCAGGATGGAGAATCTCTCAGGAATCATTTATGCAGCAATTTGGTTTCCTGAATGATTTAAAGGTTCGTGCTGGATGGGGTATTGTAGGTAACGATCAAATCAGCAATTATGCCTATTATGGAACAGTAGGTTCTAACAATTATCCTATCGGAACACTAATGCCTGGAACATATCCTAATGCGATGGATAACAATGCCCTTAAATGGGAAGAATCAGAACAAACCAACATTGGACTGGATTTTAGCGTATTAAACGGTCGTGTCCAATTCGTTGCCGATGCATATTTACGTATTACCCGCGACTTATTGCTGGATGCTCCTCTGCCAACAAGTACCGGTTTTACTTCAGCTCTGCAAAACATTGGCAATTTGGAAAATAAAGGTCTGGAATTCAGCCTGAATACTACAAATATTGATAAAGAAGTAAAATGGAACACCACTTTTAATATCTCATTCAACCGTAATAAAGTAACTAATCTGGTGGTTGAAAGTTTACCGATGGGTAACATATCAAACCGGGGCGAAGCTGTTTTATTGGCTGAAGGAGAATCATTAGGAACACTTTATGGTTATATCTGGGGTGGAGTTGATCCTGCAACCGGTAACGCTTACTATGTTGACAAAAACGGTGAAAGTACTTTTACTCCTGAAGCTGATGACCGCACCATTATTGGTAATGCCAATCCGGATTTCTTCTATGGATTAAACAATACCTTAAGTTACAAAGGCATCGGATTAAATATATTTCTGGAAGGATCGTACGGCAATGATATGTTGAATGCAACACGTATCGACTCGGAAGGAATGACTGATCCAAAAAATCAACTTTTATCAGTAAACAATAGATGGAGAAAAGAAGGTGATGTGACTGATATTCCAAGAGCCAGCTGGGCTAACACAGCCAATTCAAGAATCTCAACCCGATTTATAGAAGATGCTTCTTACATCAGATTGAAAACAGTTACACTGAGTTACGACCTTCCTAAAACTCTACTGTCTAAAATCAACATCAGTAATGTAAGAGTTTATGCAACTGGTGAGAATCTATTAACATTCACAGACTACTCAGGTTTCGACCCTGAAGTGAATGCATTTGGGGGATCAAATACTATGCAGGGAATTGACTATGGAACATATCCACAAACACGTAATCTGATCTTCGGATTGAACGTTACTTTCTAA
- a CDS encoding SusE domain-containing protein yields MKNLNILTALLAMILVWSCEEKSNLQPEGNWELSSPTTLPLNDNNSLVLDEEDPFGKIVFNWNEASSSENYGVYYTVFIDSLNATDASSPILSFKSLESGKSTSATLTNLELNDALYMAGFKAGEALELKWTVVANCLSKSTSAEDEMTITRYDDDKLFIAGAATEAGDNISSAILMKRLFNGAGEKLKLYESYTELTSGDGFMVYNGRSQNAIAYGLDSEGKLVRDGEAITVDEDGVYQISIDFDAMSISFYKIDRLALIGSPLAGGWGSDEALTYQGMGVWQSDISFVGTGGYIIRANNNWEGIIKKVSGTVNEVVREDFGNAYGIGFEDFQQSEAGYYTVTLTLTGDEYSINLEKAPDQRMYLIVNGTDSYEMSLIGEGTFKTKKYLALQTTDQLTVNTASDGSGTSYSITETIGDGSGDKVSGSTALSESSSAFSVTLDQMYSITVDINNSELSWHYYTMKLFHWDDDADGGWDARIESEMTYVHPYTFTVTADCYSTHESKFNSPWDISFGANNVSALSGTMTNQGGANFRNITTDGTYDITITVADDYSTGTYEFVMQ; encoded by the coding sequence ATGAAAAATTTAAATATACTAACGGCTTTATTAGCCATGATATTGGTTTGGAGCTGCGAAGAAAAAAGCAACTTACAACCTGAAGGGAACTGGGAGCTAAGCTCTCCTACTACCTTACCCTTGAATGATAACAATTCATTGGTATTGGATGAAGAGGATCCTTTTGGTAAGATTGTCTTCAATTGGAACGAAGCTTCCTCATCAGAAAATTATGGTGTTTATTACACTGTGTTTATTGACTCATTGAATGCGACAGATGCGTCTTCTCCTATCCTGTCATTTAAATCATTGGAGTCAGGCAAAAGTACATCTGCAACATTAACAAATCTGGAGTTGAATGATGCATTGTATATGGCTGGATTTAAAGCCGGAGAAGCACTGGAATTGAAATGGACGGTTGTTGCCAACTGCCTTTCAAAATCAACTTCTGCTGAAGATGAGATGACGATTACACGCTACGATGACGATAAATTATTTATCGCCGGTGCTGCTACAGAAGCAGGAGACAATATCTCGTCTGCAATTTTAATGAAACGCTTATTCAACGGGGCTGGTGAAAAACTAAAGTTGTATGAGTCGTATACCGAATTAACATCGGGTGATGGTTTTATGGTGTACAACGGACGAAGCCAAAATGCCATCGCATACGGATTGGATAGCGAAGGAAAACTGGTTCGCGATGGTGAAGCTATTACTGTTGACGAAGATGGTGTTTACCAGATAAGCATTGATTTTGATGCTATGAGCATATCATTTTATAAGATTGACCGATTGGCATTAATAGGTTCCCCTCTGGCCGGAGGTTGGGGATCTGACGAAGCCCTGACTTATCAAGGAATGGGAGTTTGGCAATCAGATATCAGTTTTGTTGGTACAGGCGGTTACATTATTCGCGCAAATAACAACTGGGAAGGTATCATTAAAAAGGTAAGCGGAACAGTAAATGAAGTGGTTCGTGAAGACTTTGGTAATGCCTACGGTATTGGATTTGAAGATTTCCAACAATCTGAGGCCGGATATTACACCGTAACACTTACCCTTACTGGTGACGAATACAGCATCAACCTCGAAAAAGCTCCGGATCAGCGTATGTACCTGATTGTAAACGGTACAGATTCATATGAAATGTCTCTGATTGGAGAAGGAACATTTAAAACAAAGAAATACCTGGCGTTACAAACAACCGACCAACTGACTGTTAACACAGCTTCGGATGGAAGTGGTACAAGTTATAGCATAACAGAAACCATTGGTGACGGATCGGGCGATAAGGTATCCGGTTCTACTGCTCTTTCTGAGAGTTCATCAGCATTTTCTGTTACCCTTGATCAGATGTACAGCATAACTGTTGATATCAATAACAGCGAGTTGAGCTGGCATTACTACACAATGAAACTCTTCCATTGGGATGATGATGCCGATGGTGGCTGGGATGCCCGTATCGAGTCTGAGATGACATATGTTCATCCATATACCTTTACGGTTACTGCCGATTGTTATTCAACCCACGAATCTAAATTCAATTCGCCATGGGATATTTCCTTTGGAGCCAACAACGTATCGGCCTTGAGTGGAACAATGACCAATCAGGGTGGTGCAAACTTCAGAAATATTACAACCGACGGAACCTATGATATCACCATTACAGTGGCTGATGATTATTCAACAGGAACCTATGAATTTGTAATGCAATAA
- a CDS encoding glycoside hydrolase family 30 protein: MKINYLLGLSLFFVACSSPQKQNADLSTETQFSAEGKTITVYTTSKDSENKMSIGDRLAFGQAAQPLETEIAVFVNPDKQFQTFLGIGGAITDASAEVFAQLPESKREELINAYYGPDGIDYTLLRTTIHSSDFASGSYTYIEEGDKELRSFSIEHDQQYRIPMIKRAMANASDSLVFYASPWSPPAFMKGRENMLQGGKLLPEFYQAWANYYAKFIKAYEAEGMPVWGLTIQNEPMAVQTWESCIYTAEEERDFLKNYLGPTLEKEGLGDKNIVVWDHNRDLISQRANTILGDPEAAKYVWGVGFHWYETWAGGEPMWDNLRNVKESFPDKELLFTEGCVEKFSQEGYQRWSNAERYGRSMINDFNCGTVGWTDWNILLDQNGGPNHVGNFCFAPIHADINTGELIYTPSYYYIGHFSKFIRPEAKRISTTVSRSTIISTSFLNDDGKMVTVVMNDKEQAVTYKLIVGEWETETTIPAKAIQTLVY, from the coding sequence ATGAAAATAAATTACTTGCTTGGGCTTAGCCTTTTTTTTGTTGCCTGCTCCTCACCACAGAAGCAAAATGCTGATTTGAGCACTGAAACGCAATTTTCGGCTGAAGGAAAAACCATTACGGTTTACACCACTTCAAAGGATAGTGAGAATAAAATGTCTATTGGCGATCGATTGGCTTTTGGTCAGGCTGCACAACCTTTGGAAACTGAAATTGCAGTATTTGTTAATCCTGATAAACAGTTTCAGACTTTTCTGGGAATTGGCGGTGCCATAACCGATGCATCTGCCGAAGTTTTTGCACAACTCCCTGAGAGCAAACGGGAGGAACTGATTAATGCCTATTATGGCCCTGATGGAATTGATTATACTTTGCTGCGTACCACTATTCACAGTAGTGATTTTGCCAGCGGAAGCTATACCTATATTGAAGAAGGAGATAAAGAACTTAGAAGTTTTTCAATTGAGCACGATCAGCAATATCGTATCCCAATGATTAAAAGAGCCATGGCAAATGCAAGCGACTCACTGGTGTTTTATGCAAGTCCCTGGAGCCCTCCTGCATTTATGAAAGGCCGCGAAAACATGTTACAGGGTGGTAAATTATTACCTGAATTTTATCAAGCCTGGGCTAATTACTATGCTAAGTTTATCAAGGCGTATGAGGCGGAAGGAATGCCAGTTTGGGGATTAACAATACAAAACGAACCAATGGCTGTTCAAACCTGGGAATCTTGTATTTATACTGCCGAAGAAGAACGTGATTTTCTGAAGAATTACCTGGGGCCTACATTGGAAAAAGAAGGACTGGGTGATAAAAATATTGTTGTATGGGATCATAACCGCGATTTGATTTCGCAACGGGCCAACACCATTCTTGGTGATCCGGAAGCTGCCAAATATGTCTGGGGAGTTGGTTTTCACTGGTACGAAACATGGGCTGGTGGAGAACCTATGTGGGACAATCTGCGCAACGTAAAAGAATCATTCCCCGATAAGGAATTACTTTTTACTGAAGGCTGTGTGGAGAAATTTTCGCAGGAAGGATACCAGCGCTGGAGCAATGCCGAACGTTATGGTCGCTCAATGATAAATGACTTCAACTGCGGAACAGTTGGCTGGACAGACTGGAATATCCTTTTGGATCAGAACGGAGGCCCAAACCATGTAGGTAACTTTTGCTTTGCACCTATCCATGCCGATATTAATACCGGAGAACTGATTTATACACCTTCGTATTATTACATCGGACATTTCTCTAAGTTTATTCGTCCTGAAGCTAAACGAATCAGCACAACAGTAAGTAGAAGCACCATTATCAGTACATCCTTCTTAAACGATGATGGTAAAATGGTAACTGTTGTTATGAACGACAAAGAACAGGCTGTTACCTATAAATTAATTGTGGGCGAGTGGGAAACTGAAACGACCATACCAGCTAAGGCTATCCAAACTTTAGTATACTAG
- a CDS encoding glycoside hydrolase family 30 beta sandwich domain-containing protein, which produces MNFKINRYSAPLVLLVMFGLMGTRCNKESVGTTPPPPVVEEALDVTCYLSSFDGSSKFSKQDVSFSKVELNNNPTITIDTQMQYQEMDGFGYTLTGGSAIHLKNMSDSKRSTLLYELFNHDDNNIGVSYLRISIGASDLDPEPFSYNDLATGDTDVNLEKFSLAPDKTALIPVLKEILAINPEIKILGSPWSPPTWMKTNNATKGGELLKEYYSAYALYFVKYIEGMAKEGITIDAITVQNEPLHPGNNPSLYMPAEDQAEFVKNHLGPAFEAAGIGTKIIVYDHNADRPDYPITILNDPEAKKYIDGSAFHLYGGSIDNLSQVHNAHPDKNLYFTEQWIGAPGSFGNDMVWHINNLIIGASRNWCKNVLEWNLAANSALEPHTNGGCTECLGALTIDGDNVVRNPAYYIIAHASKFARPGSMRVQSNQPGNLNNVAFVAPNGSLVIVVVNNNDSNQTFNLEWGDQLISASLSGKAVATYVWSQE; this is translated from the coding sequence ATGAATTTTAAAATCAACCGATATTCAGCTCCATTGGTACTTCTGGTAATGTTTGGCCTGATGGGAACACGTTGCAACAAGGAATCAGTAGGTACAACACCTCCACCTCCGGTGGTAGAGGAAGCACTGGATGTGACCTGTTACCTGTCGTCTTTCGACGGTAGTTCCAAATTTTCAAAGCAGGATGTAAGCTTCAGTAAAGTAGAACTGAATAATAATCCCACCATCACCATTGATACTCAAATGCAATATCAGGAGATGGACGGTTTCGGATATACCTTAACCGGAGGAAGTGCTATCCACCTAAAAAACATGAGTGATAGCAAACGTAGCACTCTTCTTTACGAACTTTTCAATCATGATGATAACAACATTGGTGTAAGTTACTTAAGGATAAGTATCGGAGCATCCGATCTCGATCCGGAGCCATTCTCATACAATGATCTGGCAACGGGTGATACTGATGTTAACCTGGAAAAATTCTCTCTTGCTCCTGATAAAACAGCCTTAATACCTGTGTTGAAGGAGATATTGGCAATCAATCCTGAGATTAAAATACTGGGGTCACCCTGGTCACCTCCAACCTGGATGAAAACAAATAATGCAACCAAAGGTGGTGAGCTACTAAAAGAATATTATTCGGCTTACGCTCTTTACTTTGTAAAATATATCGAAGGGATGGCTAAAGAAGGGATTACCATTGATGCAATTACTGTTCAGAACGAACCTTTGCATCCGGGCAATAATCCAAGCTTGTACATGCCAGCCGAAGATCAGGCTGAGTTTGTAAAAAATCATCTTGGACCTGCATTTGAAGCTGCCGGTATTGGAACAAAAATCATTGTCTACGATCATAATGCCGATCGTCCTGATTATCCCATTACCATATTGAATGACCCGGAAGCCAAAAAATACATTGATGGTTCTGCCTTTCACCTGTATGGAGGTAGCATTGATAATCTGAGCCAGGTACATAATGCTCACCCTGACAAAAACCTGTACTTCACCGAACAATGGATTGGAGCACCGGGTAGCTTTGGAAACGATATGGTTTGGCATATCAACAACCTGATTATCGGAGCCAGTCGCAATTGGTGTAAAAATGTACTGGAGTGGAACCTGGCTGCCAACTCAGCACTGGAACCTCACACCAATGGAGGATGTACTGAATGTTTAGGTGCTTTAACCATTGATGGCGACAACGTAGTTCGCAATCCGGCATATTATATCATAGCTCATGCATCTAAATTTGCAAGGCCGGGATCAATGCGTGTTCAGTCAAATCAACCCGGTAATCTGAATAATGTTGCATTTGTTGCTCCAAATGGTTCGCTGGTTATTGTTGTGGTTAACAACAACGATTCTAATCAAACATTTAACCTTGAATGGGGCGATCAGCTGATTAGTGCAAGTCTATCTGGAAAGGCTGTTGCTACCTATGTCTGGAGTCAGGAGTAG